The Streptomyces sp. M92 nucleotide sequence AGGAGAACGAGCCGTCCTGGCCGAAAGCGATCGCGCGCAGGAAGTACCAGCGGTACGCGTCCACGCCGAAGTGCGAGGTCAGGTCCTGCGGCTTGATGCCGGTCAGGTTGGACTTCGACATCTTCTCGCCGCCGACCATCAGCCACCCGTTCGCGGCGATCTTGCCGGGCAGGGGCAGGCCCTGCGCCATCAGCATCGCCGGCCAGATGATCGCGTGGAAGCGGAGGATGTCCTTGCCGACCAGGTGCACGTCGGCGGGGAACGTCGACTCGAACTTCTCCGGGTTCTCGTTGTAGCCGACCGCCGTCGCGTAGTTCAGCAGGGCGTCGACCCACACGTAGATCACGTGCTTGTCGTCCCACGGGACCGGCACGCCCCAGTCGAACGTCGAGCGGGAGATGGAGAGGTCCTGGAGTCCCTGGCGGACGAAGTTCACGACCTCGTTGCGCGCGGACTCCGGCTGGATGAAGCCCGGGTTGGCCTCGTAGTGCGCGAGCAGCTTCTCGCTGTACTCGCTCAGCTTGAAGAAGTAGTTCTCCTCGCTGAGGATCTCCACCGGCTTCTTGTGGATCGGGCACAGCTTCTGGCCCGCGTACTCGCCCTCGCCGTCGAGCAGCTCGCCGGGGAGCTTGTACTCCTCGCAGCCCACGCAGTACGGGCCCTCGTAGCCGCCCTTGTAGATCTCGTCCTTGTCGTACAGGTCCTGCACGAACTCCTGGACGCGGTCGGTGTGCCGCTTCTGCGTGGTGCGGATGAAGTCGTCGTTCGCGATGTCGAGGTGCTCCCACAGGGGCTTCCACGACTCCGTGACGAGCTTGTCGGCCCAGGCCTGCGGGGTGACCCCGTTCGCCTCGGCCG carries:
- the metG gene encoding methionine--tRNA ligase, giving the protein MAATGTEKQGAKAYYVSTPIYYVNDAPHLGHAYTTVAGDVLTRWHRQRGEKVWYLTGTDEHGQKIMRTAEANGVTPQAWADKLVTESWKPLWEHLDIANDDFIRTTQKRHTDRVQEFVQDLYDKDEIYKGGYEGPYCVGCEEYKLPGELLDGEGEYAGQKLCPIHKKPVEILSEENYFFKLSEYSEKLLAHYEANPGFIQPESARNEVVNFVRQGLQDLSISRSTFDWGVPVPWDDKHVIYVWVDALLNYATAVGYNENPEKFESTFPADVHLVGKDILRFHAIIWPAMLMAQGLPLPGKIAANGWLMVGGEKMSKSNLTGIKPQDLTSHFGVDAYRWYFLRAIAFGQDGSFSWEDFSARYTSELANDYGNLASRVAAMVNKYFGGELPAATADGDAEKAVHDGLTKAVAEADRKIGEELDFQGGILAVFDFVKQVNGYITEQEPWKVAKDDSPEGRARLATILYTAAESLRAVAVLLNPIMPDTSQKLWDSLGAEASLGGLADQKVQDAADWGRLPAGSTVTKGAVLFPRLEEKPTA